In Pseudomonadota bacterium, the following proteins share a genomic window:
- a CDS encoding OFA family MFS transporter: MAGLLSKERIVAGPGFNRWLVPPASIAIHLCIGSVYAWSIFNPALTKSLGVVTSAADDWTLSSVATTFTVAIVFLGIAAAFAGKWLERVGPRMVGVTAACCWGGGFIVGGLGILTHQLWLLYLGYGVLGGCGLGLGYVSPVSTLIRWFPDRRGMATGMAIMGFGGGAMIGAPLKEFLISTFYQAPQYLGPVADVDLVTEAGKRFAEVGGELLEVVVVGANDVANMLVAGPEGVYVVGTGSVGLAPTFFALGVLYFVVMMIAAFAYRIPAPDWTPAGWTPPTDAARSAKMITTRHVDIDEALKTRQFYQLWIVLCLNVTAGIGVLSVAKTMINEIFGTTLPGIVDGTFAATYVVMISLFNMIGRFFWASTSDFLGRKNTYWVFFALGIALYASIPFAAQQVSASPSAIWLVYFYAATMIIFTMYGGGFATIPAYLADVFGTRYVGGIHGRLLTAWSMAGVLGPLAITALREYSLRNALSSLAAQVDPERFRAAFGAGLDQLDALISQKTVTVAKLMEIAPAGTVDPTPSLYNLTMYLMAALLAVALVSNALMAPVDERHHMSDEELRTSTD; encoded by the coding sequence ATGGCAGGCTTATTGTCGAAGGAGCGCATCGTTGCCGGCCCAGGCTTCAATCGTTGGCTGGTGCCTCCCGCCTCCATCGCCATCCACCTTTGCATCGGCTCCGTCTACGCCTGGAGCATTTTCAACCCCGCCCTGACCAAATCCCTCGGCGTGGTCACCAGTGCGGCAGACGACTGGACCTTGAGCAGCGTTGCCACCACCTTCACCGTCGCCATCGTGTTCTTAGGTATCGCCGCGGCCTTCGCTGGCAAATGGCTGGAGCGGGTCGGCCCACGCATGGTGGGGGTCACCGCCGCCTGCTGCTGGGGCGGTGGCTTCATCGTCGGCGGCCTCGGCATCCTCACCCATCAGCTCTGGTTGCTGTACCTCGGGTACGGCGTGCTCGGCGGCTGCGGCCTCGGCCTGGGTTACGTCTCGCCCGTGAGCACCTTGATCCGCTGGTTCCCCGATCGTCGCGGCATGGCCACGGGCATGGCGATCATGGGTTTCGGCGGCGGCGCCATGATCGGCGCGCCACTGAAGGAGTTCCTGATCTCCACCTTTTACCAGGCGCCGCAGTATCTCGGTCCCGTCGCCGACGTCGATCTGGTCACGGAGGCCGGCAAGCGCTTCGCCGAAGTGGGCGGAGAGCTGCTCGAAGTGGTGGTGGTCGGCGCCAACGACGTGGCTAACATGCTCGTCGCAGGGCCTGAGGGCGTGTACGTGGTAGGGACGGGCAGCGTGGGCCTTGCGCCCACCTTCTTCGCCCTCGGCGTGCTCTACTTCGTGGTGATGATGATTGCGGCCTTCGCCTATCGCATCCCCGCACCGGACTGGACGCCGGCCGGCTGGACCCCGCCGACCGACGCCGCGCGCAGCGCCAAGATGATCACCACCCGCCACGTAGACATCGACGAGGCACTCAAGACCCGCCAGTTCTACCAGCTGTGGATCGTGCTCTGCCTCAACGTGACCGCCGGTATCGGCGTGCTCAGCGTGGCGAAGACGATGATCAACGAGATCTTCGGCACCACCCTGCCTGGCATCGTTGATGGCACCTTCGCCGCCACCTACGTGGTCATGATCAGCCTGTTCAACATGATCGGCCGCTTCTTCTGGGCCAGCACCTCGGATTTCCTCGGCCGCAAGAACACCTACTGGGTCTTCTTCGCCCTCGGCATCGCTCTCTACGCCTCGATTCCCTTCGCCGCGCAGCAGGTGAGCGCCAGCCCCTCCGCGATCTGGCTGGTCTACTTCTATGCTGCCACCATGATCATCTTCACCATGTACGGGGGCGGCTTTGCCACGATCCCGGCCTACCTGGCAGATGTGTTCGGTACGCGCTACGTGGGCGGCATCCACGGCCGTCTGCTCACGGCCTGGAGCATGGCGGGCGTACTAGGCCCCCTCGCCATCACGGCCCTGCGCGAGTACTCCCTGCGCAACGCGCTCTCGTCGCTGGCAGCGCAGGTGGATCCCGAACGCTTCCGCGCCGCCTTCGGCGCCGGCCTCGACCAGCTCGACGCGCTAATCAGCCAGAAGACCGTCACCGTGGCCAAGCTGATGGAGATCGCGCCCGCGGGCACGGTCGATCCCACCCCCAGCCTCTACAACCTGACCATGTACCTCATGGCGGCACTGCTCGCGGTGGCCCTGGTGAGCAACGCCCTGATGGCGCCCGTGGACGAACGGCATCACATGAGTGACGAGGAGTTGCGCACGTCCACGGACTGA
- a CDS encoding quinoprotein dehydrogenase-associated putative ABC transporter substrate-binding protein, protein MNKPLIHTLAPVALAVLGLSGMAHADHHVEDNAFRVCADPNNLPFSNQAGEGVENRIASLWAERLGQPLEYEWFPQRRGFERMTLRSQNPANRSGYKCDVVIGVAKGWELGITTQSYYRSTWALAYLEGGKLDGAQSPQDIISLPAELKETVSVATFVGTPASVWLSRHGLDYKLRPYQALDADPNRYPGQLIENDLRAGEVDLVILWGPVAGFFANRVNEANDGPKVVVIPLESGDGLTFDFTIASGVRYGDGKRREQISALLRDTESEVTALLTEYGFPLLPIGEERDDDDDDDDDDDDDD, encoded by the coding sequence ATGAACAAGCCCCTGATTCACACGCTGGCGCCCGTGGCGTTAGCCGTTCTCGGCCTGAGCGGGATGGCCCATGCCGACCACCACGTCGAGGACAATGCCTTCCGCGTCTGCGCTGATCCCAACAACCTGCCGTTCTCCAACCAGGCGGGCGAAGGCGTCGAGAACCGCATCGCGAGCCTCTGGGCTGAACGCCTCGGCCAGCCCCTCGAGTACGAGTGGTTCCCGCAGCGCCGCGGCTTCGAACGCATGACCCTGCGCTCGCAAAACCCCGCCAACCGCTCAGGTTACAAGTGCGATGTGGTGATCGGCGTGGCCAAGGGGTGGGAGCTGGGGATCACCACCCAGTCCTACTACCGCTCCACATGGGCCCTCGCCTACCTCGAGGGCGGCAAGCTGGACGGCGCTCAGTCACCTCAGGACATTATTAGCCTACCGGCGGAGCTGAAGGAGACGGTGTCGGTCGCCACCTTCGTCGGCACACCCGCCTCGGTCTGGCTGTCCCGACATGGACTGGACTACAAGCTGCGGCCTTACCAGGCGCTCGACGCCGACCCCAACCGCTACCCCGGCCAGTTGATCGAGAATGACCTGCGCGCGGGAGAAGTCGACCTAGTCATCCTGTGGGGCCCCGTCGCGGGGTTCTTCGCCAACCGGGTCAACGAAGCGAACGATGGCCCGAAGGTGGTCGTGATTCCCCTCGAGTCGGGTGATGGTCTGACCTTCGACTTCACCATCGCCTCAGGCGTGCGCTACGGCGATGGCAAGCGACGCGAGCAGATCTCCGCCCTGCTACGTGACACCGAATCGGAGGTCACCGCGCTGCTGACCGAATACGGCTTCCCGCTTCTGCCTATCGGCGAGGAACGTGATGATGATGATGATGATGATGATGACGACGACGATGACGACTGA
- a CDS encoding cytochrome c, which yields MGSYDAHPGARPLRLATVALASSVLLSLTLACTPPSNDATEAAAPTDESEATPEASAVQADADSTGASDSPTTPQEPVAAAVTDTAAEEGDGNAPPYDIACDADGNCLVDKATYVGWRTYHAACHVCHAQDAVGSTFAPSLVTRLQEIDKARFYESVTNGYTGQLGVMPAWGADPNVNTKFDELYAYLKARSDGILGAGRPTRKR from the coding sequence ATGGGATCATACGACGCACACCCCGGCGCGCGACCCCTGCGGCTGGCTACCGTTGCCCTTGCAAGCAGCGTGCTGCTATCGCTGACCCTCGCCTGTACGCCGCCATCTAACGACGCCACGGAAGCGGCCGCGCCGACTGACGAGAGCGAGGCCACACCGGAGGCGAGCGCGGTGCAAGCCGACGCCGACAGCACCGGCGCTAGCGACTCGCCGACGACGCCGCAAGAGCCAGTCGCCGCCGCCGTGACGGACACCGCCGCTGAAGAAGGCGACGGCAACGCACCGCCCTACGACATCGCGTGCGACGCCGACGGCAACTGCCTGGTCGACAAGGCCACCTACGTGGGCTGGCGCACCTACCACGCCGCCTGCCACGTCTGCCATGCCCAGGACGCCGTCGGCAGTACCTTCGCCCCGAGCCTGGTCACCCGCCTGCAGGAGATCGACAAGGCACGCTTCTACGAGAGCGTGACCAACGGCTACACCGGGCAACTCGGCGTCATGCCCGCCTGGGGCGCAGACCCGAACGTGAATACCAAGTTCGACGAACTCTACGCCTACCTCAAAGCGCGCTCAGACGGTATCCTCGGCGCCGGACGTCCAACACGGAAACGTTGA